Proteins from one Chitinophagales bacterium genomic window:
- a CDS encoding Smr/MutS family protein, whose amino-acid sequence MSESKEKILSMGIYLIMEPQYYAIDNSLSGFLLGVYNNTEDKLSIELEICFSESADEEHDLELEGNEWAEFSEFDLKQFHDTPQLNIDINWPEKHKSFNKKLKPKAKHVAHIPPMIVQLETAAYCIEIWKSVEKKQVAKQELRIDPELIREALLDNKSGNEIIDIEDCTEEMDIHADKMGLSSIDISTGALDYQLSAFEQGLDRAIANGLHSFLVIHGRGTGILRKEVHRRLKAHKQVRRFSLCNDSGATLIEI is encoded by the coding sequence ATGTCGGAATCAAAAGAAAAAATACTAAGCATGGGCATTTACCTGATTATGGAGCCCCAATATTATGCCATAGACAATAGTCTGTCGGGGTTTTTGCTCGGTGTCTATAACAATACAGAAGATAAGCTTTCTATAGAACTGGAAATCTGTTTCAGTGAATCAGCAGATGAAGAACACGATCTTGAGCTGGAAGGCAATGAATGGGCGGAGTTTTCTGAATTTGACCTCAAGCAATTCCACGACACGCCCCAACTGAATATTGACATAAATTGGCCTGAAAAGCACAAATCATTCAACAAAAAACTAAAACCAAAGGCAAAGCATGTTGCCCATATTCCGCCAATGATTGTCCAGTTGGAGACTGCTGCTTATTGTATTGAAATTTGGAAATCAGTGGAGAAAAAACAAGTTGCAAAACAAGAGCTGAGAATAGACCCGGAACTTATACGCGAAGCATTGCTCGACAACAAAAGTGGGAACGAAATAATCGACATTGAAGATTGCACAGAAGAAATGGACATCCATGCCGATAAAATGGGATTGAGTTCCATTGATATTTCCACTGGTGCTTTGGACTATCAGTTATCTGCCTTCGAACAGGGGCTGGACCGAGCTATTGCGAATGGTTTGCATTCTTTTTTGGTAATCCACGGCAGAGGTACTGGCATTTTAAGAAAAGAAGTACACCGCAGGCTCAAAGCTCATAAACAGGTCAGGCGATTTAGCTTGTGTAATGACAGTGGCGCTACTTTGATAGAAATATGA
- a CDS encoding DUF3109 family protein gives MLLIEDKLVHPEIAQKHFVCDLKACKGACCVEGEGGAPLEKGEIEFLKDHIDKIKPFLTEEGKAAIDRQGVYTAHPNDEYQRKTTLINGGACAFVNYEKGIAVCGIEKAHEAGHIDFKKPVSCHLYPIRIEKSRAAANEILRFDDWEICDPACKLGEQLKVPLYKFLKDALIRKYGKSFYEGLEATVTYLKSE, from the coding sequence ATGCTGCTGATAGAAGATAAACTGGTACATCCCGAAATTGCACAAAAGCACTTTGTATGCGACCTGAAAGCCTGCAAAGGAGCTTGCTGTGTAGAGGGTGAGGGCGGAGCACCGCTGGAAAAGGGGGAAATAGAATTTCTAAAAGACCATATTGATAAAATAAAGCCCTTTCTCACTGAAGAAGGGAAAGCCGCCATAGATAGGCAAGGTGTTTACACTGCACACCCCAATGATGAATATCAGCGCAAAACAACATTGATCAATGGCGGAGCCTGTGCTTTTGTCAATTATGAAAAGGGCATTGCTGTTTGTGGAATTGAAAAAGCCCATGAAGCCGGACATATTGATTTCAAGAAACCGGTATCCTGTCACCTCTATCCCATTCGCATTGAAAAAAGCCGCGCAGCAGCAAATGAAATCCTGCGTTTTGATGATTGGGAAATCTGCGACCCGGCCTGCAAACTGGGCGAACAATTGAAAGTTCCTTTGTATAAATTCCTGAAAGATGCACTAATCCGCAAATACGGCAAAAGCTTTTATGAAGGATTGGAGGCAACAGTCACGTATTTAAAAAGTGAATAA
- a CDS encoding TspO/MBR family protein, which produces MKFFLHFALFLVVNFAALGIGSLFMGDAVGGKWYQSLNKAPWTPPGWVFGVAWSFVMFMLSLFMAFVVQKHKAWNIGKPVILLFWIQWILNVAWNYIFFNQQLILPGLLEITLLFFVVFALFYSGYGEFGVKSFLLLPYIIWVLIAVSLNAYIFMFN; this is translated from the coding sequence ATGAAATTCTTCCTGCATTTTGCTCTGTTCCTTGTTGTAAATTTTGCTGCGCTGGGGATAGGGTCACTTTTTATGGGTGATGCTGTTGGTGGAAAATGGTATCAATCACTGAACAAAGCTCCCTGGACACCACCGGGTTGGGTTTTTGGTGTCGCATGGTCTTTTGTTATGTTCATGCTAAGCCTTTTCATGGCATTTGTAGTCCAAAAACATAAGGCTTGGAATATTGGCAAACCTGTTATTTTGCTTTTTTGGATTCAATGGATTTTGAATGTGGCCTGGAATTATATTTTCTTCAACCAGCAGTTGATTTTACCAGGCCTGCTGGAGATTACTTTGCTGTTTTTTGTTGTTTTTGCATTGTTTTATAGTGGATATGGTGAATTCGGTGTTAAATCCTTTCTTTTGCTGCCTTATATCATTTGGGTGCTGATTGCAGTATCGCTGAATGCTTATATTTTTATGTTTAATTGA
- a CDS encoding alpha/beta hydrolase — protein MSELKNTHKYIKVNGINMHYVEQGEGSLLLLLHGFPEFWYSWRHQIPELAKHFHVVAPDLRGYNETDKPKGISAYSISEVTKDILELIENLGYEKAIVAAHDWGGAIGYELGMQHPEKLEKLVILNSPHPSIMKKHLTGNFSQLRRSWYMFFFQIPLLPELFMRSNLRKNFKKTFRGWAVNKANFPDAVIEEYVKAFEKKGALTAAINWYRAALRSWKQPKSAKKPVSVPTLIIWGEDDKALGKELTYNMDKYFSAPYKVKYLSNCSHWVQNEYPDKVNELILEFVAEKPITSNPNVS, from the coding sequence ATGTCAGAACTAAAAAACACCCATAAATACATCAAAGTCAACGGGATAAACATGCACTATGTGGAGCAGGGCGAAGGTTCGCTTTTACTTTTGCTGCATGGCTTTCCGGAATTTTGGTACAGCTGGAGGCATCAAATACCGGAGCTGGCTAAACATTTTCATGTGGTGGCCCCCGACTTGCGCGGATACAATGAAACCGACAAACCCAAAGGCATTTCGGCCTACAGCATTTCTGAAGTCACCAAAGATATTTTAGAATTGATTGAAAATCTGGGTTACGAAAAAGCCATTGTTGCAGCACATGACTGGGGTGGTGCCATTGGCTATGAGCTGGGGATGCAGCATCCCGAAAAATTGGAAAAGCTGGTTATTCTCAACTCACCGCACCCTTCTATTATGAAAAAACACCTGACAGGCAATTTCAGTCAGTTAAGGCGCAGTTGGTACATGTTTTTTTTTCAAATTCCGCTGCTGCCGGAGCTTTTTATGCGGTCTAACCTGAGGAAAAATTTTAAAAAAACATTCAGGGGCTGGGCTGTTAACAAGGCCAATTTCCCGGATGCTGTGATAGAGGAATACGTAAAGGCCTTTGAAAAAAAAGGTGCCCTGACCGCTGCCATCAATTGGTACCGTGCAGCATTGCGCAGTTGGAAACAGCCGAAATCTGCTAAAAAACCGGTTTCGGTGCCAACATTGATCATTTGGGGAGAAGATGACAAAGCCCTGGGAAAGGAACTGACCTACAATATGGACAAATATTTCTCAGCACCCTATAAAGTAAAATACCTGAGCAATTGCAGCCACTGGGTGCAAAACGAATATCCCGATAAAGTGAATGAATTGATTTTGGAGTTTGTGGCTGAAAAACCTATCACTTCAAACCCAAATGTTTCTTAA
- the mutS gene encoding DNA mismatch repair protein MutS: protein MPKAAEKSKKETPLMGQYNKIKAKHPDAILLFRIGDFYETFGTDAIKTAQVLGIVLTKRANGSASEMELAGFPHHALDTYLPKMVKAGYRVAICEQLEDPKATKSIVKRGVTEMITPGIATSEKIIDHKSNNFICAIQFDPKQLGVAFLDLSTGEFFTAEGQADYIDNLLQSFKPSEVLFSRRKQKDFIQKFGAKFYTYTLDEWIFEYSFGEEGLLKHFGTQSLKGFGIENFTSGITAAGAILHYLKENQHPDLDHINSISRIEQQQYVWLDRFTIHNLELLDSPGGGAALIDVLDRSISPMGSRMLKKWLLMPLLDKAAIENRHAVVEYFVKDADLRTLLQKQIKMMGDFERLISKVPMGKISPREMNQLKVALQALKPVIEACKKAELPALQKLSDQMNPCDLLKEKIDKCLNEEAPVNLQKGNVIKNGFSEELDELRKLSGSGKEYIAALQKRESEKTGIPSLKVGFNNVFGYYLEVRNTHKDKVPSEWMRKQTLVSAERYITEELKEYEEKVLGAEEKISVLEESIFRSLIVDVNDYIRPVQINAQLIAQIDCLLSFATVALENKYRKPELSDGHQLKISDGRHPVIEQQLEAGEEYVPNDVFLSNDEQQIIIITGPNMSGKSALLRQTALIVLLAQIGSFVPAKAAEIGIIDKIFTRVGASDNISSGESTFMVEMNETASIMNNISERSLILLDEIGRGTSTYDGISIAWSIVEYLHNNSKAKPKTLFATHYHELNDLAAQMDRIRNYHVATKELGQKVIFLRKLKEGGSHHSFGIHVAQMAGMPKQVIDRANEILLQLEGSHGTNNNSKKGEAQKKKIKAPEAGMQLSFFQLDDPLLLQIKEEIENLDINTLTPVEALMKLNEIKKHLGLK, encoded by the coding sequence ATGCCAAAAGCAGCAGAAAAAAGCAAAAAAGAAACCCCATTGATGGGGCAGTACAACAAAATCAAAGCCAAACACCCGGACGCGATTTTGCTTTTTCGCATTGGTGATTTTTACGAAACCTTTGGGACGGATGCCATCAAAACCGCACAAGTTTTGGGCATCGTGTTGACCAAAAGAGCCAATGGTTCTGCCTCTGAAATGGAACTGGCCGGATTTCCCCACCACGCATTGGATACCTATTTGCCAAAAATGGTGAAAGCCGGATATCGCGTGGCGATTTGCGAGCAATTGGAAGACCCAAAAGCCACAAAGTCCATCGTGAAAAGGGGCGTAACGGAAATGATTACGCCAGGTATTGCTACCAGCGAAAAAATCATTGACCACAAAAGCAATAACTTTATTTGCGCCATTCAGTTTGATCCCAAACAATTGGGAGTTGCCTTTCTGGACCTTTCTACCGGAGAGTTTTTTACTGCAGAAGGACAGGCCGATTATATTGACAATTTGCTACAAAGCTTCAAGCCCAGCGAAGTGCTTTTTTCACGTAGAAAGCAAAAAGATTTTATCCAAAAATTCGGGGCAAAATTTTATACCTATACGCTCGATGAATGGATTTTTGAATACAGTTTTGGCGAAGAAGGACTGCTCAAGCATTTTGGCACACAATCGCTGAAAGGTTTTGGCATTGAAAATTTTACTTCGGGCATTACGGCTGCAGGAGCCATTTTGCATTACCTCAAGGAAAACCAACATCCCGATCTGGATCACATCAATTCCATCAGCAGAATTGAGCAACAGCAATATGTTTGGCTCGATCGGTTTACCATACACAACCTGGAACTGCTCGATAGTCCGGGGGGCGGAGCTGCTCTGATAGATGTGCTGGACAGAAGCATTTCGCCTATGGGCAGTCGTATGTTGAAAAAATGGTTGCTGATGCCGCTATTGGACAAAGCGGCCATTGAAAATCGACATGCAGTGGTAGAATATTTTGTAAAAGATGCCGACCTGAGAACGCTTTTGCAAAAACAGATCAAAATGATGGGCGATTTTGAAAGGTTGATTTCAAAAGTGCCTATGGGAAAAATCTCGCCCCGGGAAATGAATCAGCTAAAAGTGGCACTTCAAGCTTTAAAGCCCGTAATTGAAGCGTGCAAAAAAGCAGAACTTCCTGCCCTTCAAAAGTTATCTGATCAAATGAACCCCTGTGATTTGCTCAAGGAAAAAATTGACAAATGCTTGAACGAGGAAGCACCCGTGAATCTTCAAAAAGGCAATGTGATCAAAAACGGATTTTCCGAAGAACTGGATGAGTTGCGCAAACTATCGGGTTCGGGCAAGGAATATATTGCCGCCTTGCAAAAAAGGGAAAGCGAAAAAACGGGCATTCCATCACTCAAAGTGGGATTCAATAATGTCTTTGGCTATTACCTGGAAGTGCGCAACACCCACAAAGACAAGGTTCCCTCAGAATGGATGCGCAAACAAACCCTGGTGAGTGCCGAGCGATATATTACCGAGGAATTGAAAGAATACGAGGAAAAAGTACTGGGAGCAGAGGAGAAAATTTCCGTTTTGGAAGAATCCATTTTCAGATCCTTGATTGTAGATGTAAACGATTATATCCGTCCGGTGCAAATCAATGCTCAGTTGATTGCCCAAATTGACTGCCTGTTGTCTTTTGCAACAGTTGCGCTGGAAAATAAATACCGCAAGCCGGAATTGTCAGATGGGCACCAATTGAAAATCAGTGATGGGCGACATCCGGTGATTGAGCAGCAATTGGAAGCCGGAGAGGAATATGTGCCCAATGATGTTTTTCTCAGCAATGACGAACAGCAAATCATCATCATTACCGGGCCGAATATGTCGGGTAAATCGGCATTGCTTCGGCAAACCGCACTGATTGTTTTGCTGGCACAAATCGGCTCTTTTGTTCCGGCCAAGGCTGCTGAAATTGGCATTATAGATAAAATATTTACGCGCGTTGGTGCTTCGGATAATATTTCTTCTGGCGAATCTACTTTTATGGTGGAAATGAACGAAACTGCCAGTATCATGAATAATATTTCCGAGCGAAGCCTGATTTTGCTGGATGAAATCGGCAGGGGAACCAGCACCTACGATGGAATTTCCATTGCCTGGTCCATTGTGGAATATTTGCACAACAACTCAAAAGCAAAGCCCAAAACCCTTTTTGCTACGCATTATCACGAATTGAATGATTTGGCAGCGCAAATGGATCGCATCCGAAATTACCATGTGGCGACCAAGGAATTGGGGCAAAAGGTGATTTTTCTCAGAAAACTAAAAGAGGGCGGCAGCCACCACAGTTTTGGAATTCATGTGGCGCAAATGGCTGGGATGCCCAAGCAAGTGATAGACAGAGCCAATGAGATTTTGCTGCAATTGGAGGGAAGTCATGGTACCAATAATAATTCGAAAAAGGGTGAAGCCCAAAAGAAAAAAATCAAGGCACCGGAAGCAGGCATGCAATTGAGTTTTTTCCAACTGGACGATCCGCTTTTACTGCAAATAAAAGAGGAAATTGAAAACTTGGACATCAACACCTTAACTCCCGTAGAAGCCCTAATGAAACTGAATGAGATTAAGAAACATTTGGGTTTGAAGTGA
- a CDS encoding energy transducer TonB, which translates to MKKTLTLIILLQAAYTLILAQETKTVKIKDLNKSISHKVEVLKSDKSIWHGKYQKFYYKDLVAEGYYKNGKMDSIWVYYDIKGTIMHKYNHSTRELIELNKEHKKHKPSNIYSETNPDSLIKNNVIGAFFLGGEHALLTYLSSVKYPKEAKNKGIEGLVYIRFNILPQGGIENVTVYKSANPMLDYAAKTHVQNSSDFWIGGSENGEPMKTQMIVPVNFRLH; encoded by the coding sequence ATGAAAAAGACATTAACACTGATTATTCTTTTACAAGCGGCATATACTTTAATTCTTGCTCAGGAAACCAAAACTGTTAAGATTAAAGATTTGAATAAAAGTATATCCCATAAGGTTGAGGTACTTAAATCCGATAAGTCAATTTGGCATGGCAAGTATCAGAAATTTTACTATAAAGACTTAGTTGCTGAAGGTTATTATAAAAACGGGAAAATGGATAGCATTTGGGTTTATTATGACATCAAAGGAACTATTATGCATAAGTACAATCACTCTACAAGGGAATTGATTGAGCTTAATAAGGAACACAAAAAACACAAACCGAGCAATATTTATTCTGAGACAAATCCAGATTCATTAATAAAGAATAATGTTATAGGAGCTTTTTTTCTCGGTGGAGAACACGCCCTTTTAACTTATTTAAGTTCAGTAAAATACCCTAAAGAAGCCAAAAATAAAGGGATAGAAGGATTAGTTTATATTAGGTTTAACATTTTACCACAAGGAGGGATTGAAAATGTAACGGTATATAAATCTGCAAACCCAATGTTAGATTATGCAGCAAAGACACATGTGCAAAATTCTAGCGACTTTTGGATTGGGGGCTCCGAGAATGGAGAACCAATGAAAACACAAATGATTGTGCCAGTGAATTTTAGACTGCATTAG
- a CDS encoding nucleotidyltransferase domain-containing protein, translating to MPKSEDIIQKIVALSSNKHPDAEVYLYGSQARGDANPLSDWDLLILLNRKSIPFTTETIIMDDFYELELQTGQIISPMIYSKEEWENKYQQTPFFESIQKESIKLK from the coding sequence ATGCCGAAAAGCGAAGATATTATCCAAAAAATCGTTGCCTTATCCAGTAACAAACATCCTGATGCCGAGGTATATCTCTATGGCTCTCAGGCTCGTGGTGATGCAAACCCTCTTTCAGATTGGGACTTGCTTATTTTGTTAAATAGAAAAAGTATTCCCTTTACTACCGAGACAATAATAATGGATGATTTCTATGAATTGGAATTGCAAACTGGGCAAATTATTTCACCAATGATTTATTCAAAAGAAGAATGGGAAAATAAATACCAACAAACACCTTTTTTCGAGAGTATTCAAAAGGAATCTATAAAGTTGAAATAA
- a CDS encoding DUF6364 family protein yields MKTKFTLSIEQKVIERAKKYANQQGRSLSGLIENYLKTVTKGEKDNSQELAPITKSLKGAFKAPKDFDYKKELSKALGKKHI; encoded by the coding sequence TTGAAAACAAAGTTTACATTAAGCATAGAACAAAAAGTGATTGAACGCGCTAAAAAATACGCAAATCAACAAGGGCGAAGTCTATCGGGATTAATAGAAAATTATTTAAAGACAGTTACAAAAGGAGAAAAAGACAATTCACAAGAATTAGCTCCTATTACAAAATCCTTAAAGGGTGCATTCAAAGCACCGAAAGATTTTGACTATAAAAAGGAATTGTCAAAAGCCCTGGGCAAAAAACATATCTAA
- a CDS encoding Rpn family recombination-promoting nuclease/putative transposase, which yields MNRGAQKHDRFVKALFSEPEKARQYFEENLPEKVLGQIDLSSLRVESGSFIDKKLNNTFSDILFKVRLKDRKESCWLSVLVEHKSRKDRYVTIQIGHYIFSALLQQIREKHKPAPIIPVLFYHGAEKWDYHTHRSLYESFGSELLAFVPEFDYIFDNLQNRSDREILALGAKLWSGSMLLLKYARDEDYLVNNAGAIVAAIKDEEGNILNQFLVYFLSLVKNNKEKVMDTLNKLPEPARGKATSLYDDLVLKGLEEGREKGLEEGREKGLEEGIEKGMEKGKEANRKENAVSLYKNGVSVDIIAASLGLEKTEVINILKEAGLNAG from the coding sequence ATGAATAGGGGGGCGCAAAAGCACGATCGTTTTGTAAAGGCATTGTTTAGCGAGCCGGAAAAGGCCAGGCAGTATTTTGAAGAAAACCTGCCTGAAAAAGTACTGGGTCAAATTGACCTGAGCAGTCTTCGGGTGGAGTCGGGCAGTTTTATAGACAAAAAACTCAATAATACCTTTTCGGATATTTTGTTCAAAGTCAGGCTAAAGGATAGAAAGGAAAGCTGTTGGCTCTCTGTATTAGTCGAGCACAAATCCAGAAAAGACCGCTATGTGACCATACAGATTGGCCATTATATTTTCTCGGCACTTTTGCAGCAAATCAGGGAAAAGCACAAGCCCGCCCCGATCATACCCGTTCTCTTTTATCACGGGGCCGAAAAATGGGATTACCACACCCATCGCTCACTCTACGAATCTTTTGGTTCTGAGCTTTTGGCATTTGTTCCCGAGTTTGATTATATCTTTGACAATCTACAGAATAGATCGGACAGGGAGATTTTGGCACTCGGTGCAAAGCTGTGGTCGGGCAGTATGCTGCTTTTGAAATACGCCCGTGACGAGGATTACCTTGTGAATAATGCAGGAGCCATTGTTGCCGCCATAAAAGATGAAGAAGGGAACATATTGAATCAGTTCCTTGTTTATTTCTTAAGTTTGGTCAAAAACAATAAAGAAAAAGTTATGGACACACTCAACAAATTACCAGAACCCGCAAGAGGAAAAGCCACCAGCCTTTACGATGATCTCGTACTGAAAGGATTGGAAGAAGGAAGAGAGAAGGGATTGGAAGAAGGTAGAGAGAAAGGATTGGAAGAAGGCATCGAGAAAGGAATGGAGAAAGGCAAAGAAGCAAACCGCAAAGAAAATGCAGTAAGCTTATATAAAAATGGTGTTTCTGTAGATATTATAGCGGCAAGTCTTGGTTTGGAAAAAACAGAAGTCATAAACATACTCAAAGAAGCTGGACTCAATGCAGGTTAA
- a CDS encoding RNA methyltransferase gives MQHKKIPNENLGRISESEFKKADKTPVIVVLDNIRSFNNVGSVFRSSDAFRIEAIYLCGITPRPPHRDIQKTALGATETVDWQYFEKTSDALDQLEKNEFETWAIEQTENSISLENFDFSRQKKRALVFGNEVEGVAQSIIDRCAGCIEIPQIGSKHSLNIAVSSGIVLWECFKSLRPE, from the coding sequence ATGCAACACAAAAAAATACCCAACGAAAATCTTGGTAGAATCAGCGAATCGGAATTTAAAAAGGCTGATAAAACTCCTGTAATTGTAGTCCTGGACAATATTCGCAGTTTCAACAATGTAGGTTCAGTATTCAGAAGTTCTGATGCTTTTCGCATTGAAGCCATTTATTTATGTGGCATCACGCCCCGCCCACCACACCGCGATATACAAAAAACAGCATTGGGCGCAACGGAAACAGTTGATTGGCAATATTTTGAAAAAACTTCTGACGCTTTGGATCAATTGGAAAAAAACGAGTTTGAAACTTGGGCAATAGAACAAACAGAAAACAGTATTTCGCTAGAAAACTTTGATTTTTCAAGGCAAAAAAAACGGGCTCTTGTTTTTGGAAATGAAGTGGAAGGCGTAGCGCAATCTATCATTGATCGCTGTGCGGGCTGTATTGAAATTCCGCAGATTGGCAGCAAACATTCCCTAAATATTGCTGTGAGTAGCGGAATTGTACTTTGGGAATGCTTCAAATCATTAAGGCCAGAATAA
- a CDS encoding alanine/glycine:cation symporter family protein — translation MKKFLILILSVFVFIQVNAQNTEADTGQSLDEKINEAVGPVTDFIFHYIFYPIPLKAPATADTEGVVTLRSELRSGFTKYTIKTTDGELEYLEIPTARRTALKKGDQISESTPVTQGLSIPFVVVWLVLGAVIFTLYFGFVNIRKFKLAIDVVRGRYTDPNEEGEVSHFQALTAALSATVGLGNIAGVAIAISLGGPGATLWMILAGLLGMSSKFVECTLGVRYREIDEDGTVHGGPMYYLKTGLKKRGMGFLGKVLAIFFAIMCIGASFGGGNMFQVNQAYQQFAGIVPGAVPGWLFGVFMAFFVGIVIIGGIKSIARVTEKIVPFMVGIYVLAALGIIMVNFDQVPVAFSKIIDGAFDSKAVYGGIIGVLIVGFQRAAFSNEAGIGSASIAHSAVKTENPVSEGLVALLEPFIDTVVVCTMTAIVIIITDNYHYREGVDGVTLTSESFGTVITWFPYVLSLAVILFAFSTMISWSYYGLQSWEFLFGKSKFAELSYKGLFCIFVVIGAAMSLGKVIDFSDAMIFAMCFPNIIGMYILMPEVKKELAEYLEKIKTGKVHKNF, via the coding sequence ATGAAGAAATTTTTAATCCTTATATTATCAGTTTTTGTATTTATTCAGGTCAATGCTCAAAACACTGAAGCTGACACTGGACAATCATTAGATGAAAAAATAAACGAAGCCGTAGGTCCGGTTACCGATTTTATTTTTCACTATATTTTTTATCCCATTCCCCTGAAAGCTCCCGCAACAGCAGATACGGAAGGTGTTGTTACCCTGCGCAGCGAATTAAGATCTGGATTTACCAAATATACCATCAAGACAACAGATGGTGAGTTGGAATATTTGGAAATCCCCACTGCGCGAAGAACCGCTTTGAAAAAAGGAGATCAAATCTCAGAAAGCACTCCCGTTACCCAAGGTCTATCAATTCCCTTTGTGGTAGTCTGGCTGGTTTTGGGAGCCGTTATTTTTACACTTTATTTTGGTTTTGTCAACATCAGGAAGTTCAAACTGGCCATAGATGTAGTGCGCGGTCGCTATACCGATCCTAATGAAGAAGGTGAAGTAAGCCACTTTCAGGCATTGACAGCAGCACTTTCAGCGACAGTGGGACTGGGGAATATTGCCGGAGTGGCCATTGCAATTTCGCTGGGAGGCCCCGGAGCTACACTGTGGATGATCTTGGCAGGATTGCTAGGGATGTCTTCAAAGTTTGTAGAATGTACCCTCGGTGTTCGCTACCGTGAAATTGATGAAGACGGGACTGTACATGGCGGTCCAATGTATTATCTGAAAACCGGGCTCAAGAAAAGGGGAATGGGTTTTCTGGGAAAAGTATTGGCCATATTTTTTGCCATCATGTGTATTGGCGCTTCCTTTGGAGGAGGAAATATGTTCCAGGTCAACCAGGCCTATCAACAGTTTGCAGGAATAGTTCCCGGAGCTGTTCCAGGTTGGCTTTTTGGTGTCTTTATGGCCTTTTTTGTGGGTATAGTGATTATAGGAGGGATTAAAAGTATTGCCCGCGTTACGGAAAAGATCGTTCCTTTTATGGTGGGCATATATGTGCTGGCTGCTTTAGGAATAATCATGGTCAACTTTGACCAGGTACCTGTGGCGTTTTCTAAAATAATAGACGGTGCTTTTGACTCCAAAGCAGTATATGGTGGTATTATAGGCGTTTTGATTGTAGGGTTTCAACGGGCGGCATTTTCCAACGAGGCAGGAATTGGCTCTGCTTCTATCGCCCATTCGGCTGTGAAAACAGAAAACCCTGTAAGCGAGGGTTTGGTAGCATTATTAGAACCCTTTATTGATACGGTTGTAGTTTGTACAATGACCGCTATTGTGATTATCATTACAGATAATTATCACTATCGTGAGGGTGTGGATGGGGTAACACTTACTTCAGAATCATTCGGAACAGTGATTACCTGGTTCCCTTATGTGCTTTCTTTAGCTGTAATCCTCTTTGCTTTTTCAACTATGATTTCCTGGTCTTATTACGGTCTGCAATCCTGGGAATTTTTGTTTGGCAAATCAAAATTTGCAGAGCTTTCCTATAAAGGACTGTTTTGCATATTTGTGGTAATAGGAGCAGCTATGAGCCTGGGCAAGGTAATTGACTTTTCCGATGCCATGATTTTTGCCATGTGTTTCCCGAATATTATTGGAATGTACATCCTGATGCCAGAAGTGAAAAAAGAACTGGCGGAATATCTCGAAAAAATCAAAACGGGTAAGGTTCACAAGAATTTTTGA